One Candidatus Neomarinimicrobiota bacterium DNA window includes the following coding sequences:
- a CDS encoding nucleotidyl transferase AbiEii/AbiGii toxin family protein, which produces MIPQAYILEWQNEAPWQSDDQIEQDLIISRIIVELYNSDFLKNELLFRGGTALTKLFLDEPLRYSEDLAFVQRKSSAIGPIADKIKSIIDPLLGKSKTVSAKDSFKILYNFNPESNAQNQKRVKIEINTRKHFLVYPQLSLPYEVNSMWFSGECEVTIYELDELASTKLRALYQRKKGRDLFDLDVLLRKGLINEDRVLKSFHQYLDFQGLSISSNRFIANLDEKLDDPIFIQDMDALIIPSYRYDPIEAGENVKSLIRMLYMS; this is translated from the coding sequence ATGATTCCACAGGCCTATATCCTTGAGTGGCAAAATGAAGCCCCCTGGCAGAGTGACGATCAAATTGAACAGGATTTGATCATAAGCCGTATAATTGTTGAATTATATAATAGTGATTTTCTAAAAAATGAGCTTTTGTTTCGAGGAGGTACCGCACTAACAAAGCTTTTTTTAGATGAGCCGTTAAGATATTCGGAAGATCTAGCTTTTGTTCAAAGAAAATCAAGCGCTATTGGACCAATTGCGGATAAAATTAAAAGCATCATTGATCCCTTATTGGGTAAAAGTAAAACAGTTTCAGCGAAGGATTCTTTTAAAATCTTATACAATTTTAATCCGGAAAGTAATGCACAAAATCAAAAACGTGTAAAGATTGAAATTAATACTCGTAAACATTTTTTAGTGTATCCTCAATTGAGTTTGCCATACGAAGTTAACTCAATGTGGTTTTCAGGTGAATGCGAGGTAACAATATATGAGCTTGATGAGCTCGCAAGTACAAAATTACGAGCATTATATCAAAGAAAAAAGGGAAGAGATTTATTCGATCTTGACGTACTTCTCCGTAAAGGATTAATTAATGAAGATCGAGTTTTAAAATCGTTTCATCAATACCTTGATTTTCAAGGATTAAGTATTTCCTCTAACAGATTCATTGCCAATTTAGATGAAAAGCTAGATGATCCTATATTCATTCAAGATATGGATGCTCTAATCATTCCATCATATCGGTACGACCCAATTGAAGCAGGAGAAAACGTTAAAAGTCTAATTCGTATGCTTTATATGAGTTT
- a CDS encoding type IV toxin-antitoxin system AbiEi family antitoxin domain-containing protein: MKPLEFIKSLNNKGIWSFTSQVAQKQLGNSTLSALRKLRKEGRLISPGRGFYAIIPEEYSISGRIPMDRYIDNLMRYYKAPYYIGLLSAAAYYGSSHQSPQILQVITNPSRRPIRKGRNKIVFYRKKNVRRSEKVLRNTPTGYINLSTVETTFFDLIMYYRRVGGLERVYQVASEMTGLFTAGGLLKSAKNFPLPVVQRGGFILERLGFRQGVKRLKLYIIREKALTTNLNPSSTIINSSFNVPWRLVINDEIEIEE; encoded by the coding sequence ATGAAACCATTAGAATTTATAAAATCGTTGAACAATAAAGGGATCTGGTCCTTTACCTCACAGGTAGCACAAAAGCAATTAGGTAATAGTACCCTGTCAGCGTTGCGTAAGCTTCGTAAGGAGGGGAGATTAATTAGTCCGGGTAGAGGATTTTATGCGATAATACCGGAAGAATATAGTATATCAGGTCGCATACCAATGGATCGATATATTGATAATTTAATGAGATACTACAAAGCACCTTATTATATAGGACTTTTGTCTGCAGCTGCATATTATGGTTCTTCTCATCAGAGTCCCCAAATATTACAGGTAATCACAAATCCTTCCAGAAGACCAATTAGAAAAGGAAGAAATAAAATTGTTTTTTACAGGAAAAAGAATGTTAGGAGATCTGAAAAAGTTTTGAGAAATACTCCAACTGGTTACATAAATTTATCCACTGTTGAGACTACTTTCTTCGATTTGATAATGTATTATCGTCGGGTCGGTGGATTAGAGCGAGTCTATCAAGTTGCTTCAGAGATGACAGGGCTGTTTACCGCAGGAGGACTATTGAAGTCGGCTAAGAATTTTCCACTTCCGGTTGTGCAGCGAGGGGGATTTATATTGGAGCGTTTAGGATTCCGGCAAGGAGTAAAAAGATTGAAACTATATATCATTAGAGAAAAGGCTCTTACAACGAATCTTAATCCATCCAGCACTATAATTAATTCATCTTTCAATGTTCCTTGGCGGCTCGTTATTAATGACGAGATAGAGATCGAGGAATGA